The following are encoded together in the Planococcus antarcticus DSM 14505 genome:
- a CDS encoding DUF6904 family protein, which yields MLTMKSTPNHTGVKISGDYFDLDELNQAIYRVIGQEDQYYGYAGSRMRILGISYEIRHAAQGDRNVDFVFNGLHEHTMKQHGFIAPDKNIYFSTEVLWPELIYAAVALKDFVKFYQQDKKFPLWDVHLPVIFRFQSLVLDCLQGHVPTAEFDTILKAFNQPVTVNDYAIQYVDLLNLKYIGMTRQQREQSLSAIAMKLAVQDQDYTTFRNQVLAAAVPHKKPIHEIAIQAEYPEKLEW from the coding sequence ATGCTGACCATGAAAAGCACGCCGAACCATACAGGTGTTAAAATAAGTGGTGATTATTTCGATTTGGATGAGCTAAACCAGGCCATTTACAGAGTAATCGGCCAAGAAGATCAATATTATGGCTACGCAGGCTCACGGATGCGGATTTTGGGCATTTCCTATGAAATTCGTCATGCCGCTCAAGGAGACCGTAATGTGGATTTTGTGTTTAATGGCCTGCACGAACATACCATGAAGCAGCATGGTTTTATCGCCCCTGATAAGAATATTTACTTTTCCACCGAAGTGCTGTGGCCAGAATTGATCTACGCTGCCGTCGCCTTGAAGGATTTTGTAAAATTCTATCAGCAAGACAAAAAATTTCCACTTTGGGATGTCCACCTGCCAGTCATCTTCCGCTTTCAGTCGTTAGTTCTCGACTGTCTGCAGGGACATGTCCCAACAGCAGAATTCGATACAATCTTGAAAGCCTTTAACCAGCCGGTTACCGTGAATGATTACGCGATCCAGTACGTAGATCTTTTAAATCTGAAATACATCGGCATGACCAGACAGCAGCGCGAACAAAGCCTATCGGCAATCGCTATGAAGCTTGCAGTACAAGACCAAGACTATACAACTTTCCGTAACCAAGTCCTCGCCGCTGCCGTTCCTCATAAAAAGCCGATTCACGAAATTGCTATACAAGCAGAGTACCCAGAAAAACTTGAATGGTAA
- the adh gene encoding aldehyde dehydrogenase, which yields MVYAMPNTEGSKITFKDKYENFINGEWKAPVKGQYFDNVSPVTGKKFTEIARSTAEDVELALDAAHAAKDAWGKTSVTERANALLKIADRMEQNLEMLAVAETWDNGKAVRETLNADLPLAIDHFRYFAGAIRAQEGSLSQIDNDTVAYHFHEPLGVVAQIIPWNFPILMAVWKLAPALAAGNCVVLKPAEQTPASILVLAELIGDILPPGVLNIVNGFGLEAGKPLASSPRISKVAFTGETTTGRMIMQYASQNLIPVTLELGGKSPNIFFKDVMDQDDAFLDKAIEGFVMFALNQGEVCTCPSRVLIQEDIYDEFMERALQRVAAIKLGNPLDPETMMGAQASTEQMEKILSYLDIGKQEGAEVLAGGDRNHLEGELSEGFYIQPTVFAGHNKMRVFQEEIFGPVVSVTTFKTKEEALEIANDTLYGLGSGIWTRDTNTAYRFGRGIQAGRVWTNCYHQYPAHAAFGGYKMSGFGRENHLMMLNHYQQTKNMLVSYSEDKQGFF from the coding sequence ATGGTCTATGCAATGCCGAACACAGAAGGTTCAAAAATTACGTTTAAAGACAAGTATGAGAACTTTATAAATGGAGAGTGGAAAGCACCGGTCAAAGGACAGTATTTTGACAATGTTTCACCGGTAACTGGCAAGAAGTTTACAGAAATTGCCCGTTCCACAGCTGAAGATGTCGAGTTGGCTCTTGATGCGGCTCATGCAGCAAAAGACGCCTGGGGTAAAACTTCAGTCACTGAACGTGCCAATGCGCTGTTGAAAATAGCAGATCGTATGGAGCAGAACCTAGAAATGCTGGCAGTTGCTGAAACATGGGATAACGGAAAGGCTGTCCGTGAGACATTGAATGCCGATTTGCCTTTGGCAATTGACCATTTTCGGTATTTTGCTGGGGCAATCCGAGCGCAAGAAGGATCGCTCAGTCAAATCGATAACGATACGGTAGCTTATCATTTCCACGAGCCGCTTGGTGTTGTCGCCCAGATCATTCCATGGAATTTCCCAATATTAATGGCTGTCTGGAAACTGGCTCCGGCGCTTGCTGCCGGCAACTGTGTCGTATTAAAGCCTGCTGAACAGACGCCCGCAAGCATCCTGGTGCTGGCTGAGCTGATCGGTGATATTCTACCTCCTGGGGTCTTGAACATCGTCAATGGCTTCGGTCTTGAAGCAGGAAAGCCGCTTGCTTCTAGTCCGAGGATCAGTAAAGTGGCATTTACAGGTGAAACGACTACAGGCCGCATGATTATGCAATATGCTTCTCAAAACCTGATTCCAGTAACACTGGAACTGGGTGGGAAGTCACCGAATATCTTCTTTAAAGACGTAATGGACCAAGACGATGCTTTTCTTGACAAAGCAATTGAAGGGTTTGTCATGTTCGCTTTAAATCAGGGCGAGGTATGTACATGCCCGTCCCGTGTATTGATTCAAGAAGACATTTATGATGAATTCATGGAACGTGCATTGCAGCGCGTAGCAGCAATCAAACTCGGAAATCCGCTTGATCCAGAAACGATGATGGGGGCACAGGCTTCCACAGAACAGATGGAAAAAATTCTATCTTACTTGGATATCGGCAAGCAAGAAGGAGCAGAAGTCCTTGCTGGCGGTGACCGCAACCATTTGGAGGGCGAACTGTCGGAAGGCTTTTATATTCAGCCGACAGTCTTTGCTGGCCATAATAAGATGCGTGTTTTCCAGGAAGAGATTTTTGGACCAGTTGTCTCTGTAACAACATTTAAAACGAAAGAAGAAGCGCTCGAAATCGCTAACGACACCTTATACGGACTAGGTTCGGGAATTTGGACACGTGATACCAACACGGCTTATCGCTTTGGCCGCGGCATCCAAGCAGGACGCGTATGGACAAACTGTTACCACCAGTATCCAGCTCACGCAGCCTTCGGTGGTTACAAAATGTCCGGCTTTGGCCGTGAAAATCATCTTATGATGCTTAACCATTACCAGCAGACAAAAAATATGCTTGTAAGTTACAGCGAAGACAAGCAAGGATTCTTTTGA
- a CDS encoding amino acid ABC transporter ATP-binding protein, translating to MIIGENIHKSFGDLEVLKGVDLHVKPQEVVVLVGVSGSGKSTLLRCFNFLEMINDGKIIIDGHTVNAKKDNLTKIRAEVGMVFQHFNLFPHKTVLENVIEAPVTVKKIKKEKAKILGMELLKKVGLEDKADVYPSKLSGGQKQRVAIARSLAMEPKVMLFDEPTSALDPELVGEVLQVMKQLAEEGMTMVVVTHEMKFAKEVADRIIMIDEGTIIESANPKDFFENPQNERTKQFIQLVE from the coding sequence ATGATTATTGGAGAGAACATTCATAAATCCTTTGGTGACCTCGAGGTACTGAAAGGCGTAGACCTTCATGTTAAGCCTCAGGAAGTTGTTGTACTTGTTGGAGTCAGTGGCTCAGGGAAAAGTACACTTCTCAGATGTTTTAACTTTCTTGAAATGATTAATGATGGAAAAATCATTATTGATGGCCATACAGTAAATGCGAAAAAAGACAACTTAACAAAGATCCGTGCCGAAGTCGGCATGGTGTTCCAGCATTTCAACTTATTTCCTCATAAAACGGTATTGGAGAATGTAATAGAAGCACCTGTTACCGTTAAAAAGATAAAAAAGGAAAAAGCCAAGATTTTGGGAATGGAATTATTGAAGAAGGTAGGCTTGGAAGATAAAGCTGACGTCTATCCAAGTAAGCTTTCGGGAGGACAAAAGCAACGTGTCGCGATTGCTCGGTCACTTGCGATGGAACCGAAAGTTATGCTGTTCGATGAACCAACCTCAGCGCTAGATCCGGAACTGGTTGGAGAAGTGCTTCAGGTTATGAAACAGTTGGCTGAAGAAGGAATGACCATGGTCGTCGTTACTCATGAAATGAAGTTCGCCAAAGAAGTGGCGGATCGAATCATCATGATTGACGAAGGGACAATCATCGAATCGGCAAATCCCAAAGATTTCTTTGAAAATCCGCAAAACGAACGAACAAAGCAATTTATTCAACTGGTCGAATAG
- a CDS encoding Fic/DOC family protein encodes MSKYQHTSMYCYPGTDILINLFDVKDEEKLKELEKVYSLLRLSELQLQQPADPLDVQAFLAIHQVLLQDVYPFAGELRKEMISKGSSSFAHPKHIETHLLKIFSELEAENYLKRFPRNQLISRLAYFLSELNALHPFREGNGRSVREFARQLLLNAGYRLDWGKILEPAEIINAFVDSFNKNNDRLESLLNEIITP; translated from the coding sequence ATGTCTAAGTATCAGCATACCTCGATGTACTGCTACCCCGGAACTGATATATTGATCAATTTGTTCGATGTGAAGGATGAAGAGAAACTGAAGGAGCTCGAGAAAGTTTACTCCTTGCTCCGTCTTTCGGAACTGCAGCTACAGCAACCCGCAGACCCCCTGGATGTTCAAGCATTTCTGGCCATTCATCAAGTTCTTCTTCAGGATGTTTACCCGTTTGCTGGAGAGTTGAGGAAAGAAATGATTTCCAAAGGTTCTTCTTCTTTTGCTCATCCCAAACACATTGAGACGCATCTGCTAAAAATTTTTAGTGAATTAGAAGCAGAGAATTACTTGAAGAGATTTCCGCGAAATCAGCTGATTTCACGGCTTGCTTATTTTCTTTCGGAATTGAATGCTCTGCATCCTTTCCGCGAAGGTAATGGACGAAGTGTTCGAGAATTTGCACGTCAGCTGCTGCTGAATGCGGGTTATCGGTTGGATTGGGGAAAGATCCTTGAGCCCGCGGAAATTATTAATGCTTTTGTCGATTCTTTCAATAAGAACAATGATCGTCTGGAAAGTCTTTTGAACGAAATCATTACTCCATGA
- a CDS encoding DUF779 domain-containing protein, whose product MVERVIATDAAIELIELLKKKHGPVMFHQSGGCCDGSSPMCYPEGDLFIGDQDILLGVIGDSKFYMHKNQFDYWSHTQLIIDVVPGRGGMFSLEGVEGKRFLTRSRAFTTEETKELQQQI is encoded by the coding sequence ATGGTCGAACGCGTAATTGCGACAGATGCTGCTATTGAATTGATCGAATTGCTGAAGAAAAAACACGGACCGGTCATGTTCCACCAATCAGGAGGCTGTTGTGATGGCAGTTCGCCGATGTGTTATCCGGAGGGCGATCTGTTCATTGGAGATCAGGATATTTTGCTAGGAGTTATCGGAGACAGCAAATTCTATATGCACAAAAACCAATTTGACTACTGGAGCCACACCCAGCTAATCATTGATGTCGTGCCTGGGCGCGGCGGAATGTTTTCTTTGGAAGGTGTGGAAGGCAAACGATTCTTGACAAGGTCAAGAGCGTTTACCACAGAAGAAACTAAGGAATTGCAGCAACAGATTTAA
- a CDS encoding CBS domain-containing protein yields MRIEEIMTTDVETCKPESTLQEVASKMREINVGSIPICEDGRLVGIVTDRDIVIRGLAEQIPSDAAIAEILSAEVITGTVGLTVEEVAQLMANHKIRRLPIVANERVIGIVSLGDLAIKDLSTNHNVENTIIEISELE; encoded by the coding sequence ATGAGAATCGAAGAAATCATGACGACAGACGTCGAAACGTGTAAACCCGAATCGACGCTTCAAGAAGTTGCCTCGAAAATGCGGGAAATAAATGTAGGATCCATTCCTATCTGTGAAGATGGACGTTTGGTTGGAATCGTTACAGACAGGGATATCGTCATACGCGGTCTTGCAGAGCAGATTCCGAGTGATGCCGCCATCGCGGAAATCTTATCAGCAGAAGTCATTACTGGAACGGTAGGTCTGACCGTTGAGGAAGTGGCTCAATTAATGGCAAATCATAAGATCCGCAGGCTCCCCATTGTAGCGAATGAACGCGTAATTGGAATCGTTTCTTTAGGTGATTTGGCTATAAAAGACCTTTCGACAAATCATAATGTGGAAAATACCATTATCGAAATCTCTGAGCTGGAATAA
- a CDS encoding pseudouridine synthase: protein MRINKFLSETGITSRRGADKFIEAGRVTINDRLAELGSKVEAGDRVQVDGKLIEQPKQQYVYVALNKPIGITSTTERHIEGNIVDFVNHPERIFHIGRLDKDSEGLILLTNDGDIVNEILRVENEHEKEYIVKVDMPITESFLAKMAEGVEILDTKTLPAKADKLSTYTFKLTLQQGLNRQIRRMCSALGYEVRNLQRVRIMNILLGDLPVGEWRGLTKEERNELFNQLDYTPKR, encoded by the coding sequence ATGCGAATCAATAAATTTTTAAGCGAGACAGGCATCACTTCCCGGCGCGGAGCCGATAAGTTTATCGAGGCAGGACGCGTGACCATTAATGACAGACTTGCCGAACTCGGCAGCAAGGTGGAAGCCGGAGACAGAGTCCAAGTGGACGGCAAGCTCATCGAACAGCCAAAGCAGCAATATGTTTATGTGGCATTAAACAAACCAATCGGCATCACCAGCACAACCGAACGTCATATTGAAGGAAATATCGTCGACTTTGTCAACCATCCCGAGCGCATCTTTCATATAGGGCGCCTAGACAAAGATTCAGAGGGGCTCATTCTATTGACCAACGATGGTGACATCGTCAATGAAATTCTTCGTGTCGAAAATGAGCATGAAAAAGAATACATCGTTAAAGTCGACATGCCGATTACCGAATCCTTTCTAGCAAAAATGGCGGAAGGTGTGGAAATCCTTGATACGAAGACACTTCCTGCAAAAGCCGACAAACTATCCACCTACACGTTTAAGTTGACCTTGCAGCAGGGTTTGAACCGCCAGATTCGCCGCATGTGCTCGGCACTCGGCTATGAAGTTCGGAATTTGCAGCGGGTTCGCATTATGAATATCCTGCTAGGTGATCTGCCTGTAGGTGAATGGCGCGGCTTGACTAAAGAAGAACGCAACGAGCTATTTAACCAACTTGATTACACACCAAAACGCTGA